One genomic window of Serinus canaria isolate serCan28SL12 chromosome 4, serCan2020, whole genome shotgun sequence includes the following:
- the LOC103825750 gene encoding claudin-22 — protein MALVYQPVMQLSGILVSLLGWVLSCLTTYLPQWKNLNLELNELEIWTMGLWQACVVQEEGGMQCKDFDSFLALPPELRISRILMFFSNGSGLLGLLLSGFGLDCLKIGERQQEQKKRLLLFGGILFWISGITAIVPVSWVAHATVQEFWDENIPDIVPRWDFGEALFVGWLAGFCLILGGSLLNCTICSTEVHPSSVHYAVAEQQDQCQCLETETRP, from the coding sequence ATGGCCTTAGTCTATCAACCAGTGATGCAATTAAGTGGCATATTGGTCTCTCTGTTGGGATGGGTCCTGTCCTGTCTCACCACCTATCTACCCCAGTGGAAAAACCTTAACTTGGAACTAAATGAACTGGAGATCTGGACCATGGGACTCTGGCAAGCTTGTGTTGTCCAGGAAGAAGGCGGAATGCAATGCAAGGACTTTGATTCTTTCCTAGCTTTGCCTCCAGAGCTCAGGATTTCTAggattttgatgtttttttccaaTGGATCGGGGCTTTTGGGCCTTTTGCTCTCAGGATTTGGGTTGGACTGTTTGAAAATTGGTGAAAGACAACAGGAACAAAAGAAACGGTTGTTGCTGTTTGGAGGAATTCTCTTCTGGATATCGGGGATTACAGCTATTGTCCCAGTTTCCTGGGTTGCCCATGCCACAGtccaggaattttgggatgaGAATATACCAGATATTGTTCCCAGGTGGGATTTCGGGGAAGCATTGTTTGTTGGCTGGCTTGCTGGATTTTGTCTTATATTAGGAGGATCTCTACTTAATTGCACAATCTGTTCTACTGAAGTCCATCCGTCTTCAGTCCATTATGCAGTAGCAGAACAGCAGGATCAGTGTCAATGCTTGGAAACTGAAACAAGGCCTTAA